The following are from one region of the Azospirillum sp. B510 genome:
- a CDS encoding TRAP transporter small permease, translating to MSEHDPTVVRPVPKPRVPLGIEELLVALTMAVVALITFANVVVRYLTDVSFAFTEEYSIALMVIMTFLGASAAVVKDRHMRITFLTSKLSLANRRRAEIFAMACTAAMFALLVVYGAWTTWDDYRFEVTSPALGLPQWIYTIWLPLLSAVVTLRALGRMIRIARRTEKLEGEA from the coding sequence ATGAGCGAACACGACCCCACCGTCGTCCGGCCGGTGCCGAAACCCCGCGTCCCCCTGGGCATCGAAGAGCTGCTGGTCGCCCTCACCATGGCGGTGGTGGCCCTGATCACCTTCGCCAACGTCGTGGTGCGTTACCTGACCGACGTCTCCTTCGCCTTCACCGAGGAATATTCCATCGCGCTGATGGTGATCATGACCTTCCTCGGCGCCTCGGCGGCGGTGGTGAAGGACCGCCACATGCGGATCACCTTCCTGACCAGCAAGCTGTCGCTCGCCAACCGCCGCCGGGCGGAGATCTTCGCCATGGCCTGCACCGCCGCCATGTTCGCCCTGCTGGTGGTCTATGGCGCCTGGACGACCTGGGACGATTACCGGTTCGAGGTGACCTCGCCGGCGCTGGGGCTGCCGCAATGGATCTACACGATCTGGCTGCCCCTGCTGTCGGCCGTCGTCACCCTGCGCGCGCTCGGCCGCATGATCCGCATCGCCCGGCGGACGGAGAAGTTGGAGGGCGAGGCATGA
- a CDS encoding TRAP transporter large permease, whose translation MITVLLFGSFLVMLLLGVPIAVSLGLAGTAAIGFAHLGVISVPTSVYTGIAKYPLLTIPMFVLAGTIFDRSGVAQKLVRFATAVIGQGKGALAVIAVVVAMMMGGIAGSGPAIAAAVCGVMAPSMIRAGYPRPYIAGVIAAAAATDILIPPSVALIIYSVLVPAAPVTAMFAAGIIPGTLAGLALIIPTLWLARRYNLGGDMAGEPRPPFWSSLWDASLGMFAKVLILGGLRLGVFTPTEAAVIAVAYGLLLGMVVYRTIKVRDLYSMMVEAAEISAIILTVIALASVFGWAMSTLSIIDPIANAIVNLGIGEYGVMFLLMIMLIVIGTFLDGVSTFIILLPLLIPIAMTYHWDLVWFGVLLTLKIAIGQFTPPMAVNLMVTCRIAGCTIESTIPWVLWLILTMFLTLAAVVIWPDLALWMPRRMGF comes from the coding sequence ATGATCACCGTCCTGCTGTTCGGGTCCTTCCTGGTCATGCTGCTGCTGGGGGTGCCGATCGCGGTCTCCCTCGGGCTGGCCGGCACCGCCGCCATCGGCTTCGCCCATCTCGGCGTCATCTCGGTGCCGACCAGCGTCTATACCGGCATCGCCAAATACCCGCTGTTGACCATCCCGATGTTCGTGCTGGCCGGCACCATCTTCGACCGCTCGGGGGTGGCCCAGAAGCTGGTGCGCTTCGCCACCGCCGTCATCGGCCAGGGCAAGGGGGCGCTGGCGGTGATCGCCGTGGTGGTCGCGATGATGATGGGCGGCATCGCCGGCTCCGGCCCGGCCATCGCCGCGGCGGTCTGCGGCGTCATGGCGCCCAGCATGATCCGCGCCGGCTATCCCCGCCCCTACATCGCCGGCGTCATCGCCGCCGCCGCCGCCACCGACATCCTGATCCCGCCCTCGGTGGCGCTGATCATCTACAGCGTGCTGGTCCCGGCCGCCCCGGTCACCGCCATGTTCGCCGCCGGCATCATTCCGGGGACGCTGGCCGGTCTGGCCCTGATCATCCCCACCCTGTGGCTGGCCCGGCGTTACAATCTGGGCGGCGACATGGCGGGCGAGCCCCGCCCGCCCTTCTGGAGCAGCCTGTGGGACGCTTCGCTCGGCATGTTCGCCAAGGTGCTGATCCTGGGCGGCCTCAGGCTCGGCGTCTTCACCCCGACCGAGGCGGCGGTGATCGCCGTCGCCTACGGCCTGCTGCTGGGCATGGTGGTCTACCGCACGATCAAGGTCCGCGACCTCTATTCGATGATGGTCGAGGCGGCGGAGATCTCCGCCATCATCCTGACCGTCATCGCACTGGCCAGCGTCTTCGGCTGGGCGATGAGCACCCTGTCGATCATCGATCCCATCGCCAACGCCATCGTCAATCTCGGCATCGGCGAATATGGGGTGATGTTCCTGCTGATGATCATGCTGATCGTCATCGGCACCTTCCTGGACGGCGTGTCGACCTTCATCATCCTGCTGCCGCTGCTGATCCCGATCGCCATGACCTATCACTGGGATCTGGTGTGGTTCGGCGTGCTGCTGACGCTGAAGATCGCCATCGGCCAGTTCACCCCGCCGATGGCGGTCAACCTGATGGTCACTTGCCGCATCGCCGGCTGCACCATCGAAAGCACCATTCCCTGGGTGCTATGGCTGATCCTGACCATGTTCCTGACGCTCGCCGCCGTGGTGATCTGGCCCGATCTGGCGCTGTGGATGCCGCGCCGCATGGGGTTCTAG
- the norR gene encoding nitric oxide reductase transcriptional regulator NorR → MDNDAVIPTTPLPPALSLEEAGALLLALDEPARLWPLLLDLMARHLPCDACALLRLDRGSGNGPLVPLATRGLSPDTLGRRFGLEDHPRLKAIAGAGGGPLRFPAGCELPDPYDGLIPDLDQRLHVHDCVGASLSVDGRPWGMLTLDALNEGRFDGWEEAIAAWAHFAADLAAAVERRVVAAGEGGVGLRLPDDAPSGGDFAPVGSSPAMAGLLAEIDTVAASDLVVLVLGETGVGKELVARRLHARSRRAGGPLVHVNCAALPDALVESELFGHVRGAFSGALADRRGKFELADGGTLFLDEVGELPAAAQAKMLRALQNGEIQRVGSDRHITVDVRVIAATNRDLAAEVREGRFRADVYHRLSVYPLRVPPLRDRGTDILRLAGLFLERNRARLGLRNLRLSPAAERRMLAYPWPGNVRELEHAIGRGAIRARVARPPDGGVLTLTPADLGLADAEEGEAGAPSSAMPAPRPRAPEVGEVAELPDLPLREAVEALERRMVSAHLARHGGNWARAARSLGLDRSNLFRLARRLGLRE, encoded by the coding sequence ATGGACAACGATGCGGTCATTCCGACAACGCCGCTCCCACCGGCCCTTTCGCTGGAGGAGGCCGGGGCGCTGCTGCTGGCATTGGACGAGCCGGCGCGGCTGTGGCCGCTGCTGCTCGACCTGATGGCCCGGCATCTGCCCTGCGACGCCTGCGCGCTGCTGCGCCTTGACCGGGGTTCCGGGAATGGGCCGCTGGTTCCGCTCGCCACGCGTGGGCTCAGCCCCGACACGCTCGGCCGGCGCTTTGGGCTGGAGGATCATCCCCGCTTGAAGGCGATCGCCGGGGCGGGCGGCGGGCCGCTGCGTTTTCCCGCCGGCTGCGAGCTGCCCGACCCCTATGACGGGCTGATCCCCGACCTCGACCAGCGTCTGCATGTCCATGACTGTGTCGGGGCGTCCCTGAGCGTCGATGGACGCCCCTGGGGCATGCTGACGCTGGACGCGCTGAACGAGGGACGCTTTGACGGCTGGGAGGAGGCGATCGCCGCCTGGGCGCATTTCGCCGCCGATCTCGCCGCCGCGGTGGAGCGGCGGGTGGTCGCGGCGGGGGAGGGAGGTGTGGGCCTGCGGCTCCCCGACGATGCGCCGTCGGGAGGCGACTTCGCCCCCGTCGGCTCCAGCCCGGCGATGGCGGGCCTGCTGGCGGAGATCGACACGGTGGCGGCCAGCGACCTCGTCGTCCTGGTGCTGGGCGAGACCGGGGTGGGCAAGGAGCTGGTGGCGCGGCGGCTGCACGCCCGTTCCCGCCGGGCCGGCGGACCGCTGGTCCACGTCAACTGCGCCGCCCTGCCGGACGCGCTGGTGGAAAGCGAGCTGTTCGGCCATGTGCGCGGCGCCTTCTCCGGGGCGCTGGCCGACCGGCGCGGCAAGTTCGAGCTGGCCGACGGCGGCACCCTGTTCCTGGACGAGGTCGGCGAGCTGCCGGCGGCGGCGCAGGCGAAGATGCTGCGGGCGTTGCAGAATGGCGAGATCCAGCGCGTCGGCTCCGACCGGCACATCACCGTCGATGTGCGGGTGATCGCCGCCACCAACCGCGACTTGGCGGCGGAGGTGCGTGAGGGGCGCTTCCGCGCCGACGTCTATCACCGGCTCAGCGTCTATCCGCTGCGGGTGCCGCCGTTGCGCGACCGCGGCACCGACATCCTGCGGCTGGCCGGGCTGTTCCTGGAGCGCAACAGGGCGCGGCTGGGCCTGCGCAACCTGCGCCTGTCGCCGGCGGCGGAACGGCGGATGCTGGCCTATCCCTGGCCCGGCAACGTGCGCGAGCTGGAGCATGCCATCGGCCGCGGCGCCATCCGCGCCCGCGTCGCCCGGCCGCCCGACGGCGGCGTGCTGACCCTGACCCCGGCCGATCTGGGGCTGGCCGATGCGGAGGAGGGGGAAGCCGGCGCCCCGTCGTCGGCGATGCCGGCCCCCCGGCCCCGCGCGCCGGAGGTCGGGGAGGTGGCGGAGCTGCCAGACTTGCCGCTGCGCGAGGCGGTGGAGGCGCTCGAGCGCCGGATGGTCAGCGCCCATCTGGCCCGCCATGGCGGCAACTGGGCGCGGGCGGCGCGGTCGCTCGGGCTCGACCGCAGCAACCTGTTCCGCCTCGCCCGGCGGCTGGGGTTGCGGGAATGA
- the hmpA gene encoding NO-inducible flavohemoprotein: protein MLTPAQIAVIKATAPVVAANATRITGTFYPLMFERFPEVRAVFNQSHQRNSAQPEALANAIIAYATNIDRLEVLGPAVEGIVQKHVSLNITPDQYKIVGTCLMEAIGTVLGDAVTAEIADAWGAAYWQLAELLIAAEEKEYARKAALTGGWRGARRFRIVGKTPESAVITSFRLAPADGGRVMDFQPGQYLGLRLTIDGETVHRNYSLSASPNGHDYRISVKREPHGLVSGFLHDRAQLGDEIDVYPPAGEFVLRQGSGPLLLITGGVGQTPALPLAEQALAAGREVIYVHAALNGSVHAFRRQIDELAARHDTLKPVYCYAEPQPGDTPHMVGLLDQERLAGLLPRDPGVAAYIVGPKPFMAAVVKALSALGLPDKAIVHEFFGPREALA, encoded by the coding sequence ATGCTGACCCCCGCCCAGATCGCCGTCATCAAGGCCACCGCCCCGGTGGTGGCCGCCAACGCCACCAGGATCACCGGCACCTTCTATCCGCTGATGTTCGAGCGCTTCCCCGAGGTGCGCGCCGTCTTCAACCAGAGCCACCAGCGCAACAGCGCCCAGCCGGAGGCGCTGGCCAACGCCATCATCGCCTATGCCACCAACATCGACCGGCTGGAGGTGCTGGGGCCGGCGGTGGAGGGGATCGTGCAGAAGCACGTCTCGCTCAACATCACCCCCGACCAGTACAAGATCGTCGGCACCTGCCTGATGGAGGCGATCGGCACGGTGCTGGGCGACGCGGTGACGGCCGAGATCGCCGACGCCTGGGGGGCGGCCTATTGGCAGCTCGCCGAGCTGCTGATCGCGGCGGAGGAAAAGGAATATGCCCGCAAGGCGGCGCTGACCGGCGGCTGGCGCGGCGCGCGGCGCTTCCGCATCGTCGGGAAGACGCCGGAAAGCGCCGTCATCACCTCGTTCCGGCTGGCGCCGGCCGATGGCGGGCGGGTGATGGACTTCCAGCCCGGCCAATATCTCGGCTTGCGCCTGACCATCGATGGCGAGACCGTTCACCGCAACTACAGCCTGTCGGCCTCGCCCAACGGCCATGACTACCGCATCTCGGTGAAGCGCGAGCCCCATGGGCTGGTTTCCGGCTTCCTGCACGACCGTGCCCAGCTTGGCGACGAGATCGACGTCTACCCGCCGGCCGGCGAGTTCGTGCTGCGCCAGGGGAGCGGCCCGCTGCTGCTGATCACCGGCGGCGTCGGCCAGACCCCGGCGCTGCCGCTGGCCGAGCAGGCGCTGGCCGCCGGACGCGAGGTCATCTATGTCCATGCCGCCCTCAACGGCTCGGTCCACGCCTTCCGCCGGCAGATCGACGAGTTGGCCGCCCGGCACGACACCTTGAAGCCGGTCTACTGCTATGCCGAGCCGCAGCCGGGCGACACGCCGCACATGGTCGGGCTGCTCGACCAGGAGCGGCTGGCCGGGTTGCTGCCGCGGGACCCCGGCGTCGCCGCCTACATCGTCGGTCCGAAGCCCTTCATGGCCGCCGTCGTCAAGGCGCTGTCCGCGCTCGGCCTGCCGGACAAGGCCATCGTCCACGAGTTCTTCGGCCCGCGCGAGGCACTCGCCTGA
- a CDS encoding methyl-accepting chemotaxis protein has translation MPNDSLSMTPSTMMPSTMTPNGTHARRGAWYSGLRVKLMIAIAVVLSGTLVAAAVALIGYANVRTTIDTIVGEAVPAMTEGMAVAQQAERLVALAPALTSATNAAAREAVSADLAKEKEEFNARLTRLRATGSAGPQLAAIEEASKGLLANLAQLDQAAAERVGLATDRMGTMPKVMAAEAEIQKFAAPWMSVLNNDEEQARSTLAEEDATPAAMREAAASLTDVMTKKKPVQTVTADAATIRNMLMEAASTDDEQRLAIIETRITLSLANLSNNAQLLPDRLAAVTSKQAELLTGFANGEKSLITIRQKELAIEGYFTQLLESNHALTNTLAKGIATLVEGQKASIAEAIDATARMLDNSRLTQIAVAAASILVSILVVWLYVGRVIIRRMLALKTGMGRIAAGDLDAEIALAGQDEIAEMGTALLVFRDTAREVETTRAAAEAERLRAAGERRQTMLSLADQFESGVKTVVETVSAAATQMHQTAAGMVATADDTSRQAGNAAEAAETASVNVDGAASAAHQLSRSISEISRQVTESASIAAKAAGEAERTDGTMRALNEAAGRIGAVLDLISDIAGQTNLLALNATIEAARAGEAGKGFAVVAQEVKQLASQTAKATDQIAGQIGAMQQATGQAVDAIRSIGHTIGRLNDIAASIAAAVEEQGAATSEIARNVQQAAGGTAQASHNIGEVRTAAGQTGRSAQEVLSVAQEVSSQTGRLQQQIDRFLSQVRSA, from the coding sequence ATGCCGAACGACAGCCTCAGCATGACGCCCAGCACCATGATGCCCAGCACCATGACGCCCAATGGCACGCACGCCCGGCGCGGCGCCTGGTATTCCGGCCTGCGCGTCAAACTGATGATCGCCATCGCCGTGGTGCTGTCCGGCACGCTGGTGGCCGCCGCCGTCGCGCTGATCGGTTATGCCAATGTGCGCACCACAATCGACACCATCGTCGGCGAAGCGGTGCCGGCGATGACCGAGGGCATGGCGGTGGCGCAGCAGGCCGAACGGCTGGTGGCGCTGGCCCCGGCCCTGACCTCCGCCACCAACGCCGCGGCGCGCGAGGCGGTGTCGGCGGACCTCGCCAAGGAGAAGGAGGAGTTCAACGCGCGGCTGACCCGCCTGCGGGCCACCGGCTCCGCCGGACCCCAGCTCGCCGCCATCGAAGAGGCGTCGAAGGGGCTGCTCGCCAATCTGGCCCAGCTCGATCAGGCGGCCGCCGAGCGGGTGGGGCTGGCCACCGACCGCATGGGGACGATGCCGAAGGTGATGGCGGCGGAGGCCGAGATCCAGAAATTCGCCGCCCCTTGGATGTCCGTCCTCAACAATGACGAGGAACAGGCCCGCTCGACCCTGGCCGAAGAGGATGCCACCCCCGCCGCGATGCGCGAGGCGGCGGCCAGCCTGACCGATGTCATGACCAAGAAGAAGCCGGTGCAAACCGTCACCGCCGACGCCGCCACCATCCGCAACATGCTGATGGAGGCCGCGAGCACCGATGACGAGCAGCGGCTGGCCATCATCGAGACCAGGATCACCCTGTCGCTCGCCAACCTGTCGAACAACGCCCAGCTTCTGCCGGACCGTCTGGCCGCCGTCACCTCCAAGCAGGCGGAGCTGTTGACCGGCTTCGCCAACGGCGAAAAGTCCCTGATCACCATCCGCCAGAAGGAGCTGGCGATCGAGGGCTATTTCACCCAGCTTCTGGAGAGCAACCACGCCCTGACCAACACCCTGGCCAAGGGCATCGCCACCTTGGTTGAGGGCCAGAAGGCCAGCATCGCCGAGGCCATCGACGCCACCGCCCGCATGCTGGACAACAGCCGCCTGACCCAGATCGCCGTCGCCGCCGCCAGCATCCTGGTGTCGATCCTGGTGGTCTGGCTCTATGTCGGCCGGGTCATCATCCGCCGGATGCTGGCGCTCAAGACCGGGATGGGCCGGATCGCCGCCGGCGACCTCGACGCCGAGATCGCGCTGGCCGGCCAGGATGAGATCGCCGAGATGGGGACGGCCCTGCTGGTCTTCCGCGACACCGCCCGCGAGGTGGAGACCACCCGCGCCGCCGCCGAGGCCGAGCGCCTGCGGGCCGCCGGCGAACGCCGGCAGACCATGCTGTCGCTGGCCGACCAGTTCGAGAGCGGCGTGAAGACGGTGGTGGAGACGGTGTCCGCCGCCGCCACCCAGATGCACCAGACCGCCGCCGGCATGGTGGCGACCGCCGACGACACCTCCCGTCAGGCCGGCAACGCCGCCGAGGCGGCTGAAACCGCCTCGGTCAATGTCGACGGCGCCGCCTCGGCCGCGCATCAGCTGTCGCGGTCGATCAGCGAGATCTCCCGGCAGGTGACCGAATCGGCCTCCATCGCCGCCAAGGCTGCCGGCGAGGCGGAACGCACCGACGGCACCATGCGCGCCCTGAACGAGGCGGCGGGCCGCATCGGCGCCGTGCTCGACCTGATCTCCGACATCGCCGGCCAGACCAACCTTCTGGCGCTGAACGCGACCATCGAGGCCGCCCGCGCCGGGGAGGCCGGCAAGGGCTTCGCCGTGGTGGCGCAGGAGGTCAAGCAGCTGGCCAGCCAGACGGCGAAGGCGACCGACCAGATCGCCGGCCAGATCGGCGCCATGCAGCAGGCGACCGGCCAAGCGGTCGACGCCATCCGCAGCATCGGCCACACCATCGGCCGCCTGAACGACATCGCCGCCAGCATCGCCGCGGCGGTGGAGGAACAGGGTGCCGCCACCTCCGAGATCGCCCGCAACGTCCAGCAGGCGGCGGGCGGGACCGCCCAGGCGTCGCACAACATCGGCGAGGTGCGCACCGCCGCCGGCCAGACCGGCCGTTCGGCGCAGGAGGTCCTGTCGGTCGCCCAGGAGGTCTCGTCCCAGACCGGCCGCCTGCAACAGCAGATCGACCGCTTCCTCAGCCAGGTGCGGTCGGCCTGA
- a CDS encoding fumarylacetoacetate hydrolase family protein — protein MKLLRYGPPGQEKPGLLDADGRIRDLSAQVGDIAGTTLLPDGLDRLRAIDPATLPLVEGTPRLGPCVGQVGKMVCIGLNFSDHAAETGMAVPPEPIIFMKATSAIVGPNDPIELPRGSEKTDWEVELAFVIGKTAKYVSEDEAMDHVAGYCIVNDVSERAFQIERQGQWTKGKSCDSFGPTGPWLVTRDEIADPQALKMWLEVNGQRYQDGSSATMVYGVRYLVSYLSRFMSLQPGDIVSTGTPPGVGMGRKPQVFLKAGDVVELGIEGLGTQRQTVVQG, from the coding sequence ATGAAACTGCTGCGTTACGGCCCGCCGGGCCAGGAAAAGCCGGGCCTTCTGGATGCCGACGGCCGCATCCGCGACCTGTCGGCCCAGGTCGGCGACATCGCCGGCACCACCCTGCTGCCGGACGGGCTGGACCGGCTGCGGGCGATCGACCCGGCGACGCTGCCGCTGGTGGAGGGGACGCCGCGCCTCGGCCCCTGCGTCGGGCAGGTCGGCAAGATGGTCTGCATCGGCCTGAACTTCTCCGACCATGCGGCGGAGACCGGGATGGCGGTGCCGCCGGAGCCGATCATCTTCATGAAGGCGACCAGCGCCATCGTCGGGCCGAACGACCCGATCGAGCTGCCGCGCGGCTCCGAGAAGACCGACTGGGAGGTCGAGCTGGCCTTCGTCATCGGCAAGACCGCCAAATACGTCTCGGAAGACGAGGCGATGGACCATGTCGCCGGCTATTGCATCGTCAACGACGTGTCCGAACGCGCCTTCCAGATCGAACGGCAGGGCCAGTGGACCAAGGGCAAGAGCTGCGACAGCTTCGGCCCGACCGGCCCCTGGCTGGTGACCCGCGACGAGATCGCGGATCCGCAGGCCCTCAAGATGTGGCTGGAGGTCAATGGCCAGCGGTATCAGGACGGCAGCAGCGCCACGATGGTTTATGGCGTCCGCTATCTGGTGTCCTACCTGTCGCGCTTCATGAGCCTTCAGCCGGGCGACATCGTCTCCACCGGCACCCCGCCCGGCGTCGGCATGGGGCGGAAGCCGCAGGTCTTCCTGAAGGCCGGCGATGTGGTGGAACTGGGCATCGAGGGGCTCGGCACCCAGCGCCAGACGGTGGTCCAGGGCTGA